Proteins co-encoded in one Nitrospiraceae bacterium genomic window:
- the proB gene encoding glutamate 5-kinase: MRDELLSHAKRIVIKLGSSLVASRESGLRPDQIDRLADDIATLRSGGREILLVSSGAIVSGIKKLGLKEYPKSLPVKQAAAAVGQSRLMWAYEKSFERCGVKVAQILLTHHDLTDRRRFLNARHTLTALIGFGVIPIINENDTVAVDEIRVGDNDTLAADVAHLVDADLLVILSDVEGFFTDDPRKNPAATLISVVPEITSDIEQRAGMSSTFEGTGGMATKIRAAKKVGEYGVATLILNGEKPGLLPMALSGGAGGTLFSAKERRLTSRKHWIAFTLRARGHLTLDEGAVEALTRRGKSLLASGILGVTGSFDAGDPVSCTDRDGKEFAKGLVNFSSDTLAQIKGLKTAEIHSRIGPQEYEEVIHRDNLVIL, encoded by the coding sequence ATGCGAGACGAACTCCTGAGCCACGCCAAGCGGATCGTCATCAAACTCGGGAGCAGCCTCGTAGCCTCTCGAGAGTCAGGACTACGCCCTGACCAAATCGACCGACTTGCCGATGATATCGCGACCCTTCGGAGTGGAGGGCGAGAGATTCTCCTCGTCTCATCCGGTGCCATTGTCTCCGGCATCAAGAAGCTGGGCTTGAAGGAGTATCCGAAGAGTCTTCCCGTGAAACAGGCCGCAGCAGCTGTTGGACAAAGCCGGCTGATGTGGGCCTACGAAAAATCCTTCGAGCGATGCGGAGTCAAAGTGGCGCAGATTCTGCTCACTCATCATGATCTGACCGACCGGCGCCGTTTTCTGAATGCCCGGCACACGTTGACAGCGCTGATCGGCTTCGGCGTCATTCCTATCATCAATGAAAACGACACCGTGGCGGTGGACGAAATTCGGGTAGGTGATAACGATACGCTGGCGGCTGACGTCGCCCACTTAGTGGACGCCGATCTGCTCGTCATTTTGTCCGATGTGGAGGGATTCTTTACGGACGATCCTCGCAAAAATCCGGCGGCGACATTGATCTCGGTGGTCCCGGAGATTACCAGCGACATCGAGCAGCGAGCGGGAATGTCGAGCACGTTCGAAGGCACTGGCGGAATGGCCACAAAGATCCGAGCCGCAAAAAAAGTCGGTGAGTACGGTGTTGCCACTCTGATCCTCAACGGAGAGAAACCGGGGCTCCTGCCCATGGCCTTGTCCGGTGGAGCAGGCGGTACACTCTTTTCCGCAAAAGAACGTCGCCTGACCAGTCGCAAACATTGGATCGCGTTTACCTTGCGCGCCCGTGGACACCTCACTCTTGACGAAGGAGCGGTCGAAGCCCTAACCCGTCGGGGAAAGAGCCTTTTGGCATCCGGCATTCTCGGTGTTACTGGCTCCTTCGACGCCGGCGATCCAGTCAGTTGTACTGATCGCGATGGCAAGGAGTTTGCTAAAGGGTTGGTGAATTTCTCCTCCGATACGCTCGCGCAAATCAAAGGGCTGAAGACGGCTGAGATTCACTCGCGGATCGGTCCCCAAGAGTATGAGGAAGTGATCCACCGCGATAATCTTGTGATTCTCTAG